In one Castor canadensis chromosome 15, mCasCan1.hap1v2, whole genome shotgun sequence genomic region, the following are encoded:
- the Tox3 gene encoding TOX high mobility group box family member 3 isoform X2: MDVRFYPAAAGDPAGLDFAQCLGYYGYSKFGNNNYMNMAEANNAFFAASETFHTPSLGDEEFEIPPITPPPESDPALGMPDVLLPFQALSDPLPSQGSEFTPQFPPQSLDLPSITISRNLVEQDGVLQSSGLHMDQSHTQVSQYRQDPSLIMRSIVHMTDAARSGIMPPAQLTTINQSQLSAQLGLNLGGASMPHTSPSPPASKSATPSPSSSINEEDADEANRAIGEKRTAPDSGKKPKTPKKKKKKDPNEPQKPVSAYALFFRDTQAAIKGQNPNATFGEVSKIVASMWDSLGEEQKQVYKRKTEAAKKEYLKALAAYRASLVSKAAAESAEAQTIRSVQQTLASTNLTSSLLLNTPLSQHGTVSASPQTLPQSLPRSIAPKPLTMRLPMSQIVTSVTIAANMPSNVGAPLISSMGTTMVGSAASTQVSPSVQTQQQQQQQQQQMQMQQMQQQQLQQHQMHQQIQQQMQQQHFQHHMQQHLQQQQLQQQINQQQLQQQLQQHIQLQQLQHMQHQSQPSPRQHSPATSQITSPIPAIGSPQPASQQHQSQIQSQTQTQVLPQVSIF; the protein is encoded by the exons ACATTCCATACTCCAAGCCTTGGGGATGAAGAGTTTGAAATCCCACCCATCACGCCTCCTCCAGAGTCAGACCCTGCCCTGGGCATGCCCGATGTACTGCTACCCTTTCAAGCCCTCAGCGATCCATTGCCTTCCCAGGGAAGTGAATTCACACCCCAGTTTCCCCCTCAAAGCCTGGATCTTCCTTCCATTACAATCTCAAGAAATCTTGTGGAACAAGATGGCGTGCTTCAGAGCAGTGGGTTGCATATG GATCAGAGCCACACACAAGTGTCACAATACCGTCAGGATCCCTCCTTGATCATGAGGTCCATCGTCCACATGACCGATGCTGCTCGCTCTGGGATCATGCCTCCTGCCCAGCTCACTACCATCAACCAGTCTCAGCTCAGTGCTCAACTAGGCTTGAATTTGGGAGGGGCCAGTATGCCCCACACATCTCCTTCACCCCCAGCAAGCAAGTCAGCTACTCCCTCCCCTTCCAGCTCCATCAACGAAGAAGATGCTGATGAAGCCAACAGG GCCATTGGAGAGAAAAGAACGGCTCCAGATTCTGGCAAGAAGCCCAAgactccaaagaaaaagaaaaagaaagatcccAATGAACCGCAGAAGCCAGTATCAGCATATGCCCTGTTTTTCAGAGACACACAGGCTGCAATTAAAGGTCAAAACCCCAATGCAACCTTTGGAGAGGTCTCAAAAATTGTAGCATCTATGTGGGACAGCCTTGGAGAGGAACAAAAGCAG GTATATAAACGGAAAACAGAAGCTGCCAAAAAAGAATACCTGAAGGCCCTGGCTGCATACAGGGCCAGCCTCGTTTCTAAG GCTGCTGCAGAATCAGCAGAAGCCCAGACCATCCGGTCTGTACAGCAGACCCTGGCGTCGACCAACCTgacctcttctctccttctgaaTACTCCACTGTCTCAACACGGAACAGTTTCAGCCTCGCCTCAGACGCTCCCACAGTCACTCCCTAGGTCGATCGCTCCCAAACCCTTAACCATGAGACTCCCCATGAGCCAGATTGTCACATCGGTCACCATTGCAGCCAACATGCCCTCGAACGTTGGGGCTCCACTGATAAGCTCCATGGGGACAACCATGGTTGGCTCAGCAGCCTCCACCCAGGTGAGCCCTTCGGTGCaaacccagcagcagcagcagcagcagcagcagcagatgcAGATGCAGCAGATGCAGCAGCAGCAATTGCAGCAGCACCAGATGCATCAGCAAATCCAGCAACAGATGCAGCAGCAACACTTCCAGCACCACATGCAGCAGcacctgcagcagcagcagctccagCAGCAGATCAACCAacagcagctgcagcagcagcTCCAGCAGCACATCCAGCTGCAGCAGCTGCAGCATATGCAGCACCAGTCTCAGCCTTCTCCCCGGCAGCACTCCCCCGCCACCTCGCAGATCACATCCCCCATCCCCGCCATCGGGAGCCCCCAGCCAGCCTCGCAGCAGCACCAGTCACAAATCCAGTCTCAGACCCAGACTCAAGTATTACCACAGGTCAGTATTTTCTGA
- the Tox3 gene encoding TOX high mobility group box family member 3 isoform X1, with translation MDVRFYPAAAGDPAGLDFAQCLGYYGYSKFGNNNYMNMAEANNAFFAASEQTFHTPSLGDEEFEIPPITPPPESDPALGMPDVLLPFQALSDPLPSQGSEFTPQFPPQSLDLPSITISRNLVEQDGVLQSSGLHMDQSHTQVSQYRQDPSLIMRSIVHMTDAARSGIMPPAQLTTINQSQLSAQLGLNLGGASMPHTSPSPPASKSATPSPSSSINEEDADEANRAIGEKRTAPDSGKKPKTPKKKKKKDPNEPQKPVSAYALFFRDTQAAIKGQNPNATFGEVSKIVASMWDSLGEEQKQVYKRKTEAAKKEYLKALAAYRASLVSKAAAESAEAQTIRSVQQTLASTNLTSSLLLNTPLSQHGTVSASPQTLPQSLPRSIAPKPLTMRLPMSQIVTSVTIAANMPSNVGAPLISSMGTTMVGSAASTQVSPSVQTQQQQQQQQQQMQMQQMQQQQLQQHQMHQQIQQQMQQQHFQHHMQQHLQQQQLQQQINQQQLQQQLQQHIQLQQLQHMQHQSQPSPRQHSPATSQITSPIPAIGSPQPASQQHQSQIQSQTQTQVLPQVSIF, from the exons caGACATTCCATACTCCAAGCCTTGGGGATGAAGAGTTTGAAATCCCACCCATCACGCCTCCTCCAGAGTCAGACCCTGCCCTGGGCATGCCCGATGTACTGCTACCCTTTCAAGCCCTCAGCGATCCATTGCCTTCCCAGGGAAGTGAATTCACACCCCAGTTTCCCCCTCAAAGCCTGGATCTTCCTTCCATTACAATCTCAAGAAATCTTGTGGAACAAGATGGCGTGCTTCAGAGCAGTGGGTTGCATATG GATCAGAGCCACACACAAGTGTCACAATACCGTCAGGATCCCTCCTTGATCATGAGGTCCATCGTCCACATGACCGATGCTGCTCGCTCTGGGATCATGCCTCCTGCCCAGCTCACTACCATCAACCAGTCTCAGCTCAGTGCTCAACTAGGCTTGAATTTGGGAGGGGCCAGTATGCCCCACACATCTCCTTCACCCCCAGCAAGCAAGTCAGCTACTCCCTCCCCTTCCAGCTCCATCAACGAAGAAGATGCTGATGAAGCCAACAGG GCCATTGGAGAGAAAAGAACGGCTCCAGATTCTGGCAAGAAGCCCAAgactccaaagaaaaagaaaaagaaagatcccAATGAACCGCAGAAGCCAGTATCAGCATATGCCCTGTTTTTCAGAGACACACAGGCTGCAATTAAAGGTCAAAACCCCAATGCAACCTTTGGAGAGGTCTCAAAAATTGTAGCATCTATGTGGGACAGCCTTGGAGAGGAACAAAAGCAG GTATATAAACGGAAAACAGAAGCTGCCAAAAAAGAATACCTGAAGGCCCTGGCTGCATACAGGGCCAGCCTCGTTTCTAAG GCTGCTGCAGAATCAGCAGAAGCCCAGACCATCCGGTCTGTACAGCAGACCCTGGCGTCGACCAACCTgacctcttctctccttctgaaTACTCCACTGTCTCAACACGGAACAGTTTCAGCCTCGCCTCAGACGCTCCCACAGTCACTCCCTAGGTCGATCGCTCCCAAACCCTTAACCATGAGACTCCCCATGAGCCAGATTGTCACATCGGTCACCATTGCAGCCAACATGCCCTCGAACGTTGGGGCTCCACTGATAAGCTCCATGGGGACAACCATGGTTGGCTCAGCAGCCTCCACCCAGGTGAGCCCTTCGGTGCaaacccagcagcagcagcagcagcagcagcagcagatgcAGATGCAGCAGATGCAGCAGCAGCAATTGCAGCAGCACCAGATGCATCAGCAAATCCAGCAACAGATGCAGCAGCAACACTTCCAGCACCACATGCAGCAGcacctgcagcagcagcagctccagCAGCAGATCAACCAacagcagctgcagcagcagcTCCAGCAGCACATCCAGCTGCAGCAGCTGCAGCATATGCAGCACCAGTCTCAGCCTTCTCCCCGGCAGCACTCCCCCGCCACCTCGCAGATCACATCCCCCATCCCCGCCATCGGGAGCCCCCAGCCAGCCTCGCAGCAGCACCAGTCACAAATCCAGTCTCAGACCCAGACTCAAGTATTACCACAGGTCAGTATTTTCTGA